A genomic segment from [Flavobacterium] thermophilum encodes:
- a CDS encoding Predicted metal-dependent enzyme, which translates to MKQEKPLYGGQAVVEGVMFAGKTHSVTAIRRTDGTIEYFSALRRANPTLAAFKKIPFVRGIVAIIEASATGAKHLQFASERYDVAPGEEQTEAESSSNLTLILGAAAIGVLSFLFAKTVFTLIPALLAAAFKPLIPGKTGQILLEGAFKLALLLGYIYFISLTPLVKRVFQYHGAEHKVINAYEAGWPLTVEHVQRASRLHYRCGSSFILFTVIVGLFLYLFVPTDPLWLRIVNRLALIPVVLGVSFEVLQFTNKWRDIPLLRWLGYPGLWLQRLTTKEPDDDQVEVAIASFQQLLRLEAEAEAKKAVQ; encoded by the coding sequence ATGAAACAAGAGAAACCGTTATACGGCGGCCAGGCGGTTGTCGAAGGGGTCATGTTTGCCGGCAAAACGCATTCTGTCACCGCCATTCGCCGCACCGATGGAACGATCGAGTACTTTTCCGCACTGCGCCGCGCCAATCCGACGCTGGCCGCCTTCAAAAAAATCCCGTTTGTCCGCGGCATCGTCGCCATTATTGAAGCGAGCGCAACCGGGGCCAAACATTTGCAGTTTGCAAGCGAACGGTATGACGTCGCCCCAGGGGAAGAACAGACGGAGGCCGAAAGCAGTTCCAACCTGACGCTGATTCTCGGCGCCGCCGCGATCGGCGTGCTCTCGTTTTTGTTCGCCAAAACGGTGTTCACGCTCATCCCAGCGTTGCTCGCCGCCGCTTTCAAGCCGCTCATCCCGGGAAAAACGGGGCAAATTTTGCTTGAAGGGGCTTTTAAGCTCGCCTTATTGCTCGGCTACATTTACTTTATTTCCTTGACGCCGCTTGTAAAACGCGTCTTTCAATACCACGGGGCGGAACATAAAGTGATCAACGCCTATGAAGCGGGCTGGCCGCTCACTGTCGAACATGTCCAACGCGCCTCGCGCCTTCACTACCGGTGCGGCAGCAGCTTCATTTTATTTACCGTCATCGTCGGCTTGTTTCTGTATTTGTTCGTGCCGACCGATCCGCTTTGGCTGCGGATTGTGAACCGGCTCGCCTTAATTCCGGTCGTGCTCGGCGTTTCGTTTGAGGTGCTGCAGTTTACAAATAAATGGAGGGACATTCCGTTGCTGCGCTGGCTGGGCTATCCCGGTCTATGGCTGCAGCGGCTGACGACAAAAGAGCCGGACGACGACCAAGTGGAAGTGGCCATCGCTTCGTTCCAGCAGCTTCTTCGTTTAGAGGCGGAAGCGGAAGCGAAAAAAGCGGTGCAGTAA
- a CDS encoding Patatin, whose protein sequence is MNIDLVFSGGGVKGFALLGAYEAIEEKGLRWKRLAGTSAGALLAALLAAGYTAREMTQLFEELRLEQFLDERASWVPFSVWKWVRLYWHLGVYKGNVFEQWIESALAARGVRTFRDVPADSLYIVASDVTNGRIVVLPDDLAIYGIDPGSFSIAKAVRMSTSIPYFFEPVRLHGRDGTSLIVDGGVLSNFPLFLFDEEKETKKRPVLGVQLSAKPGQRPKRRIANALDLYEALFAAMKEAHDARYISRRHEKNIIFLPVENVLATEFSIDLEARRRLIDYGRERARQFLRRWAF, encoded by the coding sequence ATGAACATTGATCTCGTCTTTTCCGGCGGCGGAGTGAAAGGGTTTGCGTTGCTGGGGGCGTATGAGGCCATTGAAGAAAAAGGGCTGCGCTGGAAGCGGCTTGCCGGGACGAGCGCCGGGGCGCTGCTTGCTGCGCTGCTGGCGGCTGGATACACCGCCCGTGAGATGACGCAGTTGTTCGAGGAGCTTAGGCTGGAGCAGTTTTTGGATGAACGGGCGTCGTGGGTTCCGTTTTCTGTTTGGAAGTGGGTGCGCCTATATTGGCATTTAGGAGTTTATAAGGGAAACGTGTTTGAACAGTGGATCGAATCGGCGCTCGCTGCCCGCGGAGTGCGTACGTTTCGGGATGTACCAGCCGACAGTTTGTATATCGTTGCCTCCGATGTGACGAACGGGCGCATCGTCGTGCTGCCGGATGATTTGGCGATATACGGCATTGACCCCGGCTCGTTTTCGATCGCCAAGGCGGTGCGGATGAGCACGAGCATTCCGTACTTTTTCGAGCCGGTCCGCCTTCACGGACGGGACGGCACCTCCCTCATCGTTGACGGCGGGGTGCTCAGCAACTTTCCGCTGTTTCTCTTTGATGAAGAAAAAGAAACGAAAAAACGGCCGGTGCTCGGCGTTCAATTGAGCGCCAAGCCCGGCCAACGGCCGAAACGGCGCATTGCCAACGCGCTTGATTTGTACGAAGCGTTGTTTGCGGCGATGAAAGAGGCGCATGACGCCCGCTATATTTCGCGCCGCCATGAAAAAAACATCATCTTTTTGCCGGTGGAAAACGTTCTTGCGACCGAGTTTTCCATCGACCTGGAAGCGCGCCGGCGTCTCATTGACTATGGGCGCGAGCGGGCGCGGCAGTTTTTGCGGCGGTGGGCGTTTTGA
- the mntR gene encoding Manganese transport regulator, producing the protein MPTPSMEDYIEQIYMLIEEKGYARVSDIAEALSVHPSSVTKMVQKLDKDEYLVYEKYRGLVLTPKGKKIGQRLVYRHELLEQFLRLIGVNEENIYRDVEGIEHHLSWNAIDRIGDLVQYFQEDERRLEALRDVQKRNEQGE; encoded by the coding sequence TTGCCGACACCAAGCATGGAAGATTATATTGAGCAAATTTACATGTTGATTGAAGAAAAAGGCTATGCCCGCGTTTCGGACATCGCGGAAGCGTTGTCCGTTCACCCTTCTTCAGTGACGAAAATGGTGCAAAAGCTCGATAAAGATGAATATTTGGTGTATGAAAAGTACCGCGGCCTTGTCTTGACGCCGAAAGGAAAAAAAATCGGCCAACGGCTTGTGTACCGCCATGAGCTGCTTGAGCAGTTTCTTCGCCTCATTGGCGTCAACGAAGAAAACATTTACCGCGATGTGGAAGGGATTGAACACCATTTGAGTTGGAACGCCATCGACCGGATTGGCGATTTGGTGCAATATTTTCAAGAGGACGAACGCCGTCTTGAGGCGCTGCGCGACGTGCAAAAGCGCAATGAGCAAGGGGAGTAA
- a CDS encoding chromosome segregation protein SMC yields the protein MSHELVELLRSVLKEELQPIHERLDRLEAGQQRLEERQQRLEERQHRLEERQQRLEERQQRLEERQQRLEEKLDHFIIETRSHFKKIEDELAEHRRMFEILSHDWRNANIAIEYLNHKIGQHDLEMYQLKKRLELQETK from the coding sequence ATGTCTCACGAGCTTGTCGAATTGCTTCGCTCAGTGCTGAAAGAGGAGTTGCAGCCGATTCATGAACGCCTCGACCGACTAGAAGCCGGACAACAGCGCCTCGAAGAACGGCAACAGCGCCTCGAAGAACGGCAACATCGCCTCGAAGAACGGCAACAACGCCTCGAAGAACGGCAACAACGCCTCGAAGAACGACAACAGCGCCTCGAGGAAAAGTTGGACCATTTCATCATCGAAACGCGCAGCCATTTCAAAAAAATCGAGGACGAGCTGGCTGAGCATCGGCGTATGTTCGAGATACTGTCACATGATTGGCGTAACGCGAACATTGCGATTGAATATTTAAATCATAAGATCGGCCAGCACGATCTGGAAATGTATCAACTCAAAAAGCGGCTCGAACTCCAAGAAACAAAATAA
- a CDS encoding Predicted glycosyl hydrolase, whose amino-acid sequence MWFEDARSALAKFDLVKEYGLRGISYWVLGYPYPENWVLLEDNFRIRKRG is encoded by the coding sequence GTGTGGTTTGAGGACGCCCGCAGCGCGTTGGCGAAATTTGACTTGGTGAAAGAATACGGATTGCGCGGAATCAGCTACTGGGTGCTCGGGTATCCGTATCCGGAAAACTGGGTGCTGTTGGAAGACAATTTCCGCATTCGCAAGCGTGGGTAA
- the nrdA gene encoding Ribonucleoside-diphosphate reductase 1 subunit alpha codes for MTVASSEKMKINIDKLNEDIRLFPQVHPITPDMHITHKGVSRLVMLDRYSFKDTEKLTLTPGDFVVLTIKEDPKFPARGLGFIVDIDWEAKKARVLIEDEYRHVLEGEEAETGIVLRSLDIIDKPLEIFYEQIAKRNATGLAAVEKTEEKRKEWFEKFYQELASLNFVPAGRVLYGAGSGKEVTYFNCYVMPFVKDSREGISEHRKQVMEIMSRGGGVGTNGSTLRPRHTLARGVNGKSSGSVSWLDDIAKLTHLVEQGGSRRGAQMIMLADWHPDIIEFIVSKMQNPRILRYLLENMEDEGIKKAARDKLKFTPLTERERAMYEAIVRYKNAPDYGGFTEEIIKDAEEKLRTGGTYTVHNPDFLTGANISVCLTKEFMEAVEKDEEYALRFPDVETYSEEEMRIYNEKWHEVGDVREWEQMGYRVRVYRKIRARELWKLINICATYSAEPGIFFIDNANEMTNARAYGQKVVATNPCGEQPLAPYSVCNLAAINLANMVDKERKVVDYEKLKRTVEIGVRMQDNVIDATPYFLEENKKQALGERRIGLGVMGLADLLIYCEKAYGSEEGNQLVDELFRTIATTAYRASIELAKEKGSFPFLVGETEEETQKLREAFINTGYMKRMPDDIRQDILKYGIRNSHLLTVAPTGSTGTMVGVSTGLEPYFSFSYYRSGRLGKFIEVKADIVQEYLDKHPEADPNHLPPWFVTAMDLPPEAHADVQCIIQRWVDSSLSKTVNAPRGYTVEQVQKVYERLWRGGAKGGTVYVDGSRDAQVLTLKAEENRIEEQLELLPEEQEEKETKRAVVLVDTIQDVRATDVTIGSEIGNICPICREGTVEEIGGCNTCTNCGAQLKCGL; via the coding sequence ATGACGGTGGCGTCGTCCGAAAAAATGAAAATCAATATTGACAAGCTGAACGAGGATATCCGCCTATTTCCGCAAGTGCATCCGATTACGCCGGATATGCACATCACCCATAAAGGCGTATCCCGTTTGGTCATGTTGGACCGTTATTCGTTTAAGGATACGGAAAAGCTGACGCTCACACCGGGCGATTTCGTTGTGTTGACGATCAAGGAGGACCCGAAATTCCCAGCCCGCGGTCTCGGTTTTATCGTCGATATTGACTGGGAGGCGAAAAAAGCGCGCGTGTTGATTGAAGACGAATACCGGCACGTGCTCGAAGGCGAGGAGGCGGAAACCGGCATTGTCCTTCGATCGCTCGACATTATCGACAAGCCGCTCGAGATTTTCTATGAGCAAATCGCCAAGCGCAATGCGACCGGGCTGGCGGCGGTGGAAAAGACCGAAGAAAAGCGGAAAGAGTGGTTCGAAAAGTTTTATCAAGAGCTCGCCAGCTTGAATTTTGTTCCGGCCGGCCGCGTGTTGTATGGGGCGGGTTCAGGCAAGGAAGTGACGTATTTCAACTGCTATGTGATGCCGTTTGTGAAAGATTCGCGCGAAGGCATTTCCGAACATCGGAAGCAGGTGATGGAAATTATGAGCCGCGGCGGCGGCGTTGGGACGAACGGCTCGACATTGCGGCCGCGCCATACGCTTGCGCGCGGGGTGAACGGCAAATCGTCCGGGTCGGTCTCATGGCTTGACGACATTGCGAAGCTGACCCACCTTGTTGAGCAAGGTGGCTCCCGCCGCGGCGCCCAAATGATTATGCTGGCCGACTGGCACCCGGACATTATCGAATTCATCGTCTCGAAAATGCAAAACCCGCGCATTTTGCGCTACCTGCTTGAAAATATGGAAGACGAGGGCATCAAAAAAGCAGCGCGCGACAAACTGAAATTCACGCCGCTCACCGAGCGGGAGCGGGCGATGTACGAAGCGATCGTCCGGTACAAAAACGCGCCTGACTACGGCGGCTTCACAGAGGAAATTATCAAAGACGCTGAAGAAAAACTGCGCACCGGCGGTACATACACGGTGCACAACCCGGACTTTTTGACCGGTGCGAACATTTCCGTCTGCTTGACGAAAGAATTCATGGAAGCGGTCGAAAAGGACGAAGAATACGCGCTGCGCTTCCCGGACGTAGAAACGTATTCTGAAGAAGAAATGCGCATTTACAATGAAAAATGGCATGAAGTCGGCGATGTGCGCGAATGGGAACAAATGGGCTACCGCGTCCGCGTCTACCGGAAAATCCGCGCCCGCGAGCTTTGGAAGCTGATCAACATTTGTGCGACGTATTCAGCCGAGCCGGGCATTTTCTTCATCGACAATGCCAATGAAATGACGAACGCTCGCGCGTACGGACAAAAAGTCGTGGCGACCAACCCGTGCGGGGAACAGCCCCTTGCGCCATATTCGGTCTGCAACTTGGCCGCCATTAACTTGGCGAACATGGTGGACAAAGAGCGGAAAGTCGTGGACTATGAAAAACTGAAGCGTACGGTTGAAATCGGGGTGCGGATGCAAGACAACGTCATTGATGCTACGCCATACTTCCTTGAGGAAAACAAAAAACAGGCGCTCGGCGAGCGCCGCATCGGCCTTGGCGTCATGGGGCTTGCCGACTTGCTCATTTACTGCGAAAAAGCGTACGGCTCCGAGGAAGGAAATCAACTTGTGGACGAACTGTTCCGCACGATCGCCACGACCGCTTACCGGGCCTCGATCGAGCTGGCGAAAGAAAAAGGCAGCTTCCCGTTTTTGGTCGGCGAAACGGAAGAAGAAACGCAAAAGCTGCGCGAAGCGTTCATCAACACCGGTTACATGAAACGGATGCCGGATGACATTCGCCAAGATATTTTGAAATACGGCATCCGCAACTCACACTTGCTGACGGTGGCGCCGACGGGATCGACGGGGACGATGGTCGGCGTGTCAACCGGGCTGGAGCCGTACTTCTCGTTCTCGTACTACCGGAGCGGGCGCTTGGGCAAATTTATCGAAGTGAAAGCAGACATCGTGCAAGAATATTTGGACAAACATCCGGAAGCCGACCCGAACCATTTGCCGCCTTGGTTTGTGACGGCGATGGACTTGCCGCCGGAAGCGCACGCCGATGTGCAATGCATCATTCAGCGCTGGGTCGACTCGAGCTTGTCGAAAACGGTCAACGCGCCGAGAGGCTACACCGTCGAGCAAGTGCAAAAAGTGTACGAGCGTTTATGGCGCGGCGGCGCGAAAGGCGGCACCGTCTACGTCGACGGCAGCCGCGATGCGCAAGTGTTGACGTTGAAAGCGGAAGAAAACCGGATCGAAGAACAGCTAGAACTGCTTCCAGAAGAACAAGAGGAAAAAGAAACGAAACGCGCCGTCGTGCTTGTCGATACGATTCAAGATGTGCGCGCCACCGATGTGACGATCGGCTCCGAAATCGGCAACATTTGCCCGATTTGCCGCGAAGGAACGGTTGAAGAGATCGGCGGCTGCAACACGTGCACGAACTGCGGCGCCCAGCTGAAGTGCGGCCTGTAA
- the lipM gene encoding Octanoyltransferase LipM has product MAKKEVWRFIDSGEGSPSFNMALDEALLEWHSEGKIPPTVRFYGWNPPTLSIGYFQKVEKEIDLDAVKRNGLGFVRRPTGGRGVLHDKELTYSVIVSESHPAMPQTVTEAYRVISQGILEGFRFLGLDAYFAVPKTEEEKADLRSPRSAVCFDAPSWYELVVEGRKIAGSAQTRQKGVILQHGSILLDLDEDLLFSLFKYPNERVKERLQRDFKKKAVAINELTSRTVTIEEAKEAFYKGFEKGLNIVLEPYTLTAEELAYVEELARTKYESDEWNFKR; this is encoded by the coding sequence ATGGCTAAAAAGGAAGTATGGCGCTTTATTGACTCCGGCGAGGGCTCGCCGTCGTTTAATATGGCGCTTGATGAGGCGCTCTTAGAGTGGCACAGCGAAGGAAAAATTCCGCCGACGGTCCGCTTTTACGGCTGGAATCCGCCGACGTTGTCGATCGGCTATTTTCAAAAAGTGGAGAAAGAAATTGATTTAGACGCGGTGAAACGGAACGGCCTCGGCTTTGTCCGCCGCCCGACTGGCGGGCGCGGCGTTCTTCATGACAAAGAGTTGACATACAGCGTCATCGTCTCCGAATCGCATCCCGCGATGCCGCAGACGGTGACGGAAGCGTATCGCGTCATCTCCCAGGGCATTTTGGAAGGATTTCGCTTCCTTGGGCTTGACGCGTATTTCGCCGTGCCGAAAACAGAAGAAGAAAAAGCGGATTTGCGCAGCCCGCGCTCGGCTGTTTGCTTTGACGCACCGTCGTGGTACGAACTTGTCGTTGAGGGGCGGAAAATCGCCGGCAGCGCGCAAACGCGGCAAAAAGGCGTCATTTTGCAGCATGGTTCGATTTTGCTCGATTTGGACGAAGACTTGCTGTTCAGCTTGTTTAAATATCCAAACGAGCGGGTGAAAGAGCGTCTGCAGCGCGATTTTAAAAAGAAAGCCGTCGCGATCAATGAGTTGACGAGCCGCACGGTGACGATCGAGGAAGCGAAAGAGGCGTTTTACAAAGGATTTGAAAAAGGATTGAACATCGTATTGGAACCGTACACGCTCACCGCCGAAGAGTTGGCGTACGTCGAAGAGCTGGCGCGGACGAAATACGAAAGCGATGAATGGAACTTTAAGCGTTAG
- the glpE_1 gene encoding Thiosulfate sulfurtransferase glpE, with product MEALLIILGAVIVYSVITYFWQKRIVKALTEEEFRAGYRKAQLIDVREPDEFAAGHILGARNIPLTQLRMRMKELRKDQPIYLYCQNGLRSGRAAQMLYRKGYRDLYHLKGGFKTWTGKVKKKA from the coding sequence GTGGAAGCATTGCTCATTATTCTCGGGGCGGTCATCGTGTATTCCGTCATTACGTACTTCTGGCAGAAGAGAATTGTCAAAGCATTGACAGAGGAAGAGTTCCGCGCCGGCTACCGGAAGGCGCAATTGATCGATGTCCGTGAACCGGATGAGTTTGCGGCTGGACATATTTTAGGGGCGCGCAACATCCCGCTGACCCAACTGCGCATGCGCATGAAAGAATTGCGCAAAGACCAGCCGATTTATTTATATTGCCAAAACGGGCTGCGCAGCGGGCGGGCCGCACAAATGCTTTACCGGAAAGGGTATCGCGATTTGTACCATTTAAAAGGCGGATTTAAAACGTGGACCGGGAAAGTGAAGAAAAAAGCGTAG